A section of the Pseudomonas prosekii genome encodes:
- the tal gene encoding transaldolase, with protein MTSKLEQLKQMTTVVADTGDFEAIARVKPVDATTNPSLLLKAAAITGYAELLNACVHDCKGDVGLASDRFGVAVGKEILNVVPGRISTEVDARLSFDTDAVLKRAHRLIELYDKAGVGRDRVLIKIASTWEGIRAAEILEKEGIQTNLTLLFSFAQAAACADAGVFLISPFVGRIYDWYKKANGNDYTGADDPGVQSVTRIYNYYKANDYKTVVMGASFRNLNQIEQLAGCDRLTISPDLLEKLAADNGKLERKLAPGHAGEARLSLNEAQFRWLSNEDAMATEKLAEGIRQFARDQEKLEALLQAKL; from the coding sequence ATGACTTCCAAGCTGGAACAACTTAAACAAATGACTACCGTCGTTGCCGACACTGGCGACTTCGAAGCAATCGCTCGCGTTAAACCCGTGGACGCTACCACCAACCCTTCCCTGCTGCTGAAGGCTGCGGCCATCACCGGTTATGCCGAGTTGCTGAACGCTTGCGTTCACGACTGCAAGGGTGATGTAGGCCTGGCCAGCGACCGTTTTGGTGTCGCTGTCGGCAAAGAAATCCTCAACGTGGTACCGGGGCGCATTTCCACCGAAGTGGACGCGCGTCTTTCGTTCGACACTGACGCCGTATTAAAGCGCGCGCACCGTTTGATCGAACTGTACGACAAGGCCGGCGTTGGTCGTGACCGCGTACTGATCAAGATCGCCTCGACCTGGGAAGGCATCCGCGCCGCCGAAATTCTGGAGAAGGAAGGCATCCAGACCAACCTGACCCTGCTGTTCTCCTTCGCCCAGGCAGCCGCTTGCGCTGACGCCGGGGTGTTCCTGATTTCGCCGTTCGTGGGTCGCATCTACGACTGGTACAAGAAGGCCAACGGCAACGACTACACCGGCGCGGATGATCCGGGCGTGCAGTCGGTAACGCGCATCTACAACTACTACAAGGCCAACGACTACAAAACCGTCGTGATGGGCGCGAGCTTCCGTAACCTCAATCAGATCGAGCAGTTGGCCGGTTGCGACCGCTTGACCATCAGCCCTGACCTGCTGGAGAAACTGGCGGCGGACAACGGCAAGCTTGAGCGTAAATTGGCGCCAGGTCATGCCGGTGAAGCGCGTCTGAGCCTGAATGAAGCGCAGTTCCGTTGGTTGTCCAACGAAGATGCGATGGCTACCGAGAAACTGGCCGAGGGCATACGTCAGTTTGCCCGCGATCAGGAAAAGCTTGAGGCGTTGCTGCAAGCCAAGCTGTGA
- the rssC gene encoding anti-sigma factor antagonist RssC yields the protein MSTGRIQFAEQDGTFVLKFVGEVRLTLCSALDATIERIFTALNFNAIVIDLTETRSIDSTTLGLLAKLSILSRQKVGLLPTVVTTHEDITRLLQSMGFEQVFNIVDHPVPCPECLDDLPDQDQSEEIVRIKVLEAHKILMGLNDSNREAFHDLVNALERH from the coding sequence ATGAGTACCGGTAGAATCCAGTTCGCCGAGCAGGACGGCACCTTCGTCCTGAAGTTCGTCGGTGAAGTTCGCCTGACCCTGTGTTCGGCGTTGGATGCGACTATTGAGCGGATCTTCACGGCGTTGAACTTCAACGCGATCGTGATCGACCTGACCGAAACCCGCAGCATCGACAGCACCACGTTGGGCCTGCTGGCCAAACTGTCGATCCTGTCGCGGCAAAAGGTCGGACTGCTGCCGACCGTCGTCACCACCCACGAAGACATCACCCGTCTGCTGCAGTCCATGGGCTTCGAGCAAGTGTTCAACATCGTTGACCACCCTGTGCCGTGCCCTGAGTGCCTGGACGATTTGCCGGATCAGGATCAGTCCGAAGAAATCGTGCGGATCAAAGTGCTGGAAGCGCACAAGATTCTGATGGGGTTGAACGACTCCAATCGTGAGGCGTTTCATGATCTGGTGAATGCTTTAGAGCGTCACTGA
- the rssB gene encoding two-component system response regulator RssB, whose product MPKTSATLLIIDDDEVVRASLAAYLDDSGFSVLQASNGQQGLQVFEQDKPDLVICDLRMPQMGGLELIRQVTELSPQTPVIVVSGAGVMNDAVEALRLGAADYLIKPLEDLAVLEHSVRRALDRARLMLENQRYRDKLERANRELEASLNLLQEDQNAGRQVQMNMLPVSPWTIDEFQFAHQIIPSLYLSGDFVDYFRVDERRVAFYLADVSGHGASSAFVTVLLKFMTTRLLFESKRNGTLPEFKPSEVLGHINRGLISCKLGKHVTMVGGVIDEETGLLTYSIGGHLPLPVLYTPDSVRYLEGRGLPVGLFNEATYEDHVMELPPTFSLTLMSDGILDLLPEPTLKEKEAALPQRVKAAGGTLDGLRQVFGLATLGEMPDDIALLVLSRNL is encoded by the coding sequence ATGCCAAAAACCAGTGCCACGCTGCTGATAATCGATGATGACGAAGTAGTGCGCGCGAGCCTCGCCGCCTATTTGGACGACAGTGGTTTCAGCGTCCTGCAGGCCAGCAATGGTCAACAGGGTCTTCAGGTATTCGAGCAAGACAAGCCCGACTTGGTCATCTGCGATCTGCGCATGCCGCAGATGGGCGGACTCGAACTCATTCGCCAGGTCACCGAGCTGTCGCCGCAGACGCCGGTCATCGTGGTGTCGGGTGCCGGCGTGATGAACGACGCGGTCGAGGCGTTGCGCCTGGGCGCGGCGGATTACCTGATCAAGCCTCTCGAAGATCTGGCAGTGCTCGAGCATTCTGTACGTCGAGCCCTGGATCGCGCGCGCCTGATGCTGGAAAACCAGCGCTATCGCGACAAGCTTGAACGAGCCAACCGCGAACTCGAAGCCAGCCTGAACCTGCTCCAGGAAGACCAGAACGCCGGTCGCCAGGTGCAGATGAACATGCTGCCGGTCAGTCCCTGGACCATCGACGAGTTCCAGTTTGCGCACCAGATCATTCCGTCGCTGTACCTGTCGGGTGATTTCGTCGACTACTTCCGAGTCGATGAGCGCCGGGTCGCGTTTTACCTGGCGGACGTTTCCGGTCACGGCGCCTCTTCAGCCTTCGTTACCGTGCTGCTGAAGTTCATGACCACGCGCTTGCTGTTCGAATCCAAGCGCAACGGCACGTTGCCTGAATTCAAGCCTTCAGAGGTACTTGGTCATATCAACCGAGGCCTGATCAGTTGTAAGCTGGGCAAACACGTCACAATGGTCGGTGGTGTCATCGACGAGGAGACAGGTTTGTTGACCTATAGCATCGGCGGTCATTTGCCGTTGCCTGTGTTGTACACGCCAGACAGTGTTCGTTATCTGGAAGGGCGGGGTCTGCCGGTCGGCCTCTTCAATGAAGCCACCTACGAAGATCACGTAATGGAGTTGCCGCCGACGTTCAGCCTGACGCTGATGTCTGACGGTATTCTGGACCTCTTGCCAGAACCTACGCTCAAAGAGAAAGAAGCAGCGTTGCCCCAACGGGTCAAGGCTGCGGGCGGCACCCTGGATGGGTTGCGGCAGGTTTTTGGATTGGCCACGCTAGGGGAGATGCCGGATGATATCGCCCTGTTGGTGTTGAGCAGGAATCTTTAA
- a CDS encoding PilZ domain-containing protein, with translation MSQTDRDYSEKRDFIRMRVDADVSLIHEGDEVPAVCIDLSSSGIQVEAPRLLKVGDRLSVRIDSDHAALTGLEADTEVVWVKAQDGGSQKLGLTILKMK, from the coding sequence ATGAGTCAAACCGATCGGGACTACAGCGAAAAGCGCGATTTCATCCGCATGCGAGTCGATGCCGATGTGTCGCTGATTCACGAGGGCGATGAGGTGCCAGCCGTCTGCATCGACCTTTCCAGCAGTGGCATACAGGTGGAGGCGCCCCGCCTGTTAAAGGTCGGCGACCGGCTGAGCGTGCGAATCGATTCCGATCACGCGGCGCTGACCGGCCTTGAAGCCGACACCGAAGTGGTATGGGTCAAGGCGCAGGACGGCGGCAGTCAGAAACTCGGCCTTACAATCTTGAAGATGAAATAA
- a CDS encoding MlaA family lipoprotein, which yields MRWSNQFAQLCVCASVLLVPFAAQAATEEDPWESVNRPIFQFNDFVDTYALKPLAQGYQFVTPQFLEDGIHNMFRNVGDVTNLANNVLQAKPAAAGVDTARLIFNTTFGLLGFFDVGTQMGLQRSDEDFGQTLGYWGVGSGPYVMLPLMGPSTLRDAPSKYVDSYTSPYRYINDVPVRNSIFGLNIVDTRASLLSAEKLMNGDKYIFIRNAYLQNREFKVKDGQVEDDF from the coding sequence ATGCGCTGGAGCAATCAATTCGCTCAGCTTTGTGTGTGTGCCAGCGTGTTGCTGGTTCCGTTTGCTGCCCAGGCGGCTACGGAAGAGGATCCTTGGGAAAGCGTCAACCGCCCGATTTTCCAGTTCAATGACTTTGTCGATACCTATGCGCTGAAGCCTCTGGCTCAGGGTTATCAGTTCGTCACGCCGCAGTTTCTCGAAGACGGCATCCACAACATGTTCCGCAACGTCGGCGACGTGACCAACCTCGCCAACAACGTTTTGCAGGCCAAACCGGCTGCGGCTGGCGTTGACACTGCGCGTCTGATCTTCAACACCACGTTCGGCCTGCTGGGCTTCTTCGATGTCGGCACCCAGATGGGCTTGCAGCGCAGCGACGAAGATTTCGGCCAGACCCTCGGCTACTGGGGCGTCGGCAGCGGTCCTTACGTAATGCTGCCATTGATGGGCCCAAGCACGCTGCGTGATGCGCCGTCCAAGTACGTCGACAGCTACACCAGCCCGTACCGCTACATCAACGACGTGCCAGTGCGTAACTCGATTTTCGGCCTGAATATCGTTGATACCCGCGCGAGCCTGCTGTCGGCCGAGAAGCTGATGAATGGCGACAAGTACATTTTCATCCGCAATGCGTACTTGCAGAACCGCGAATTCAAAGTCAAAGACGGCCAGGTCGAAGACGATTTTTGA
- a CDS encoding phosphatase — MPQAEALPVTAPNLTAVLFGLSGCLVDFGARTQQSGLPGEEFAEVTPGALESLRSLQRQQIPCAWLDELSPALSHSLAAHLPTWIKPSQHPATINPWPAPNACWQALMALNVDRLDGCVLVSGEPQLLQAGLNAGLWTIGLASCGSLCGLAPNEWQALSQKDREQRRGKATVQLFSLGVHSVIDHLGELDTCLADISLRRLKGEKP, encoded by the coding sequence ATGCCGCAAGCCGAAGCATTGCCAGTCACCGCGCCAAACCTGACCGCCGTGCTGTTTGGCCTCAGTGGTTGCCTGGTGGATTTCGGCGCCCGCACGCAGCAGTCCGGTTTGCCTGGCGAAGAGTTTGCCGAGGTCACGCCTGGTGCGCTGGAGAGCCTGCGCAGTCTGCAGCGCCAACAAATACCGTGTGCCTGGCTCGATGAACTCTCCCCTGCCCTCAGCCACTCATTGGCGGCTCACCTGCCGACGTGGATCAAGCCATCGCAACATCCAGCAACAATCAATCCGTGGCCCGCGCCGAATGCTTGCTGGCAAGCGTTGATGGCGCTGAACGTCGATCGTCTGGATGGCTGCGTGCTGGTCAGCGGCGAACCGCAATTGCTCCAAGCGGGTTTGAATGCCGGCTTGTGGACCATTGGCCTGGCGTCCTGCGGTTCGCTGTGCGGGTTGGCGCCGAACGAATGGCAAGCGCTGAGCCAAAAGGATCGCGAACAACGGCGCGGCAAAGCGACCGTGCAATTATTCAGCCTCGGCGTGCATTCGGTCATCGATCACCTCGGCGAGCTCGACACCTGTCTGGCGGACATCAGCCTGCGCCGGCTCAAAGGTGAAAAGCCCTGA
- a CDS encoding DUF4404 family protein: MPARELQEQLNTLREQLEQNPPLTEAEREDLHVLMQQIEAEIELETKTQDSSLSDGVNLAVERFELEHPAIAGTLRNIVLTLGNIGI; encoded by the coding sequence ATGCCTGCCCGCGAACTGCAAGAACAGCTCAATACTCTGCGCGAGCAATTGGAACAGAATCCGCCGCTGACCGAAGCCGAGCGCGAGGACCTTCATGTGCTGATGCAGCAAATTGAAGCCGAGATCGAACTGGAAACCAAAACTCAGGATTCAAGCCTGTCTGACGGAGTAAATCTGGCCGTCGAGCGCTTCGAACTCGAACACCCCGCCATTGCCGGCACCTTGCGCAACATCGTGCTGACGCTGGGCAACATCGGGATCTGA
- the queF gene encoding NADPH-dependent 7-cyano-7-deazaguanine reductase QueF (Catalyzes the NADPH-dependent reduction of 7-cyano-7-deazaguanine (preQ0) to 7-aminomethyl-7-deazaguanine (preQ1) in queuosine biosynthesis) — protein MHPAAEHSPLGKSSEYIATYTPSLLFPIPRTAKWAELGLTAETLPYKGVDFWNCFELSWLLPSGKPVVAIGEFTIPADSPNIIESKSFKLYLNSLNQTPFAETAGLEATLVKDLSAAAGKPVGVRIRSLREVEAEGVVALPGVCIDDLDISVSNYEQPRPELLRCDASRIVEESVHSHLLKSNCPVTSQPDWGSVAVEYRGAALDHASLLEYIVSFRQHSDFHEQCVERIFLDLQRLLKPQKLTVYARYVRRGGLDINPYRSTEDVQLPNHRLARQ, from the coding sequence ATGCATCCCGCAGCCGAACACTCGCCGCTGGGCAAATCCAGCGAATACATCGCCACGTACACGCCGTCCTTGCTGTTCCCGATTCCGCGCACCGCGAAATGGGCGGAGTTGGGGCTGACCGCAGAAACCCTGCCTTATAAAGGCGTGGATTTCTGGAACTGCTTCGAGCTGTCGTGGCTGCTGCCGTCGGGCAAGCCGGTGGTGGCCATTGGTGAATTCACGATTCCGGCGGATTCACCAAACATCATCGAATCCAAGTCCTTCAAGCTGTACCTCAACTCGCTGAATCAGACGCCGTTTGCCGAAACAGCGGGCCTCGAAGCGACGCTGGTCAAAGACCTGTCGGCCGCTGCCGGCAAGCCGGTTGGCGTGCGTATTCGCAGCTTGCGCGAAGTTGAAGCGGAGGGCGTCGTGGCGTTGCCGGGCGTGTGCATCGATGACCTGGATATCAGCGTCAGCAACTACGAGCAGCCGCGCCCGGAACTGTTGCGTTGCGATGCTTCGCGGATCGTCGAGGAGAGCGTGCACAGCCATTTGCTCAAATCCAATTGCCCGGTCACCAGCCAGCCGGACTGGGGCAGCGTAGCGGTGGAATACCGTGGCGCGGCGCTGGATCATGCGAGTCTGCTCGAATACATCGTCAGCTTCCGCCAGCATTCGGACTTCCATGAACAGTGCGTGGAGCGGATTTTCCTCGACTTGCAGCGTTTGTTGAAACCACAGAAATTGACCGTGTATGCGCGGTATGTGCGTCGTGGTGGGCTGGATATCAACCCGTATCGCAGCACTGAAGACGTGCAGTTGCCGAACCATCGTCTCGCCCGTCAATAA
- the copI gene encoding copper-resistant cuproprotein CopI, with product MFLRNRLVLGACLLALSFGLEASPAQTYDFGQPAPAAKAQRSVEVVMGDMSFDPKAIDIKAGETIRFVLVNKGQLLHEFNLGDATMHAAHQQEMLKMQQSGMLTPTAMKEMDHSAMAGMDHASPEHGMQHDDPNSILVPPGKTAELTWTFTKATSLEFACNIPGHYQAGMVGKLTVSQ from the coding sequence ATGTTTTTGCGCAATCGTCTGGTGCTGGGCGCGTGCTTGCTGGCGCTGAGCTTCGGGCTCGAAGCTTCACCCGCGCAGACTTACGACTTCGGTCAACCGGCGCCAGCGGCCAAAGCCCAGCGCAGTGTCGAGGTGGTAATGGGCGATATGTCGTTCGATCCGAAGGCCATCGATATCAAGGCCGGTGAGACGATTCGCTTTGTTCTGGTGAATAAGGGGCAATTGCTGCACGAATTCAACCTCGGAGACGCGACGATGCATGCCGCGCACCAGCAGGAAATGTTGAAGATGCAGCAGAGCGGCATGCTGACGCCTACCGCCATGAAGGAAATGGACCACAGCGCGATGGCTGGTATGGACCACGCATCGCCAGAGCACGGCATGCAGCACGACGACCCGAACAGCATATTGGTGCCGCCAGGTAAGACGGCCGAGCTGACCTGGACTTTCACCAAGGCCACCAGCCTCGAATTTGCCTGCAACATCCCGGGACACTATCAGGCGGGCATGGTCGGCAAATTGACTGTCAGTCAGTAA
- a CDS encoding heavy metal response regulator transcription factor: protein MKLLIVEDQAKTGHYLRQGLTEAGFTTELVADGNSGQQLALSGEYALLILDVMLPGRDGWQILQAVRGAGLDTPVLFLTARDAVEDRVHGLELGADDYLVKPFAFSELLARVRSLLRRGSAAPQETSLQLADLRLDLIRRRVERSGQRIDLTAKEFALLEMLLRRQGEVLPKSLIASQVWDMNFDSDTNVIEVAIRRLRLKIDDDFPNKLIHTVRGMGYVLEERDA from the coding sequence ATGAAACTGCTGATCGTCGAAGACCAAGCGAAAACCGGCCATTATTTGCGCCAAGGCCTGACCGAGGCCGGTTTTACCACCGAGCTGGTGGCTGACGGCAACAGCGGCCAGCAACTGGCGCTGAGCGGTGAATATGCCTTGTTGATCCTTGATGTAATGTTGCCCGGTCGCGATGGCTGGCAGATTCTGCAAGCGGTGCGCGGCGCTGGCCTAGATACGCCGGTACTTTTTCTGACGGCGCGCGACGCGGTGGAGGACAGGGTCCACGGCCTCGAGCTCGGCGCCGACGACTATCTGGTCAAGCCGTTTGCCTTCTCCGAGTTGCTCGCGCGAGTCCGCAGTCTGTTGCGCCGGGGCAGCGCCGCGCCGCAGGAAACCTCGCTGCAACTCGCCGATTTGCGCCTCGACCTGATCCGCCGCCGCGTCGAACGCAGTGGCCAGCGCATCGACCTGACCGCCAAGGAATTCGCTCTGCTGGAAATGCTCCTGCGCCGCCAGGGCGAAGTGCTGCCCAAGTCACTGATCGCTTCGCAAGTGTGGGACATGAATTTCGACAGCGACACCAACGTCATCGAAGTCGCGATCCGTCGCCTGCGTTTGAAGATCGACGACGACTTCCCGAACAAACTGATCCACACCGTGCGCGGCATGGGTTACGTCCTCGAAGAGCGTGACGCCTGA
- a CDS encoding heavy metal sensor histidine kinase translates to MRRLSLSNRLALLFAACTAVVSLFAGVLFSRASEAHFVELDQQLLDGKLIGLRRALQDIQSSESEVKLQDELSRQADLSLRITGSDGQSWFDSSSKLPQKLPQKLGLSTVNDAGTDYRVLNAPLFADKADSPQLTLLLDITHHQHFLQRMQNLIWLTVGLSALATALLGAWAARSGLRPLRRMSVVASGVSAQSLNARLPEENMPPELAEMAHNFNAMLGRLDDSFQRLSAFSADIAHELRTPLSNLLTHTQVTLTRPRPLEDYREALHSNLEELQWMAQLVNDMLYLAKADHGLLMPKREPLELAEETDVLLEFFAPLAEDAQVRLSREGSARMLGDRSMLRRALSNLLDNALRFTPVGGEVRVRIVEQSEGLTLLVENTGSGIDPALLPRLFDRFYRADPARQEGSSEHAGLGLAITQSIIRAHGGLIRCESANGWTRFVIELPRKD, encoded by the coding sequence ATGCGCCGATTGTCCTTGAGCAATCGCCTGGCACTGCTGTTCGCGGCGTGTACAGCGGTGGTTTCGTTGTTCGCCGGGGTGCTGTTCAGCCGCGCCAGCGAGGCACATTTTGTCGAACTGGATCAGCAATTACTCGATGGCAAATTGATCGGTTTACGCCGCGCCTTGCAGGATATCCAGTCCAGCGAAAGCGAAGTCAAATTGCAGGATGAGCTGAGCCGCCAGGCTGATTTGTCGCTGCGCATTACCGGCAGCGATGGCCAGAGCTGGTTTGACAGCTCGTCGAAATTGCCGCAAAAACTCCCGCAGAAGCTTGGTTTGTCCACGGTCAACGATGCCGGCACCGACTATCGCGTGCTCAACGCGCCGCTGTTTGCGGACAAAGCCGATTCGCCGCAATTGACCCTGCTGCTGGACATCACGCATCACCAGCACTTCCTGCAGCGCATGCAGAATCTGATCTGGCTGACGGTCGGCCTGTCGGCGTTGGCCACGGCGCTACTTGGAGCGTGGGCGGCGCGCAGCGGTTTGCGTCCGTTGCGGCGCATGAGCGTGGTTGCCAGTGGGGTTTCCGCTCAATCGCTCAACGCACGCTTGCCCGAAGAGAACATGCCGCCGGAACTTGCGGAAATGGCCCACAACTTCAACGCCATGCTCGGACGTCTCGACGACTCTTTTCAGCGGCTCTCAGCGTTCTCGGCCGACATCGCCCATGAACTGCGCACGCCGCTGTCGAACCTGCTGACACACACGCAAGTCACCCTCACCCGCCCCCGACCTCTCGAGGACTACCGCGAAGCGCTGCACAGCAACCTCGAAGAACTGCAATGGATGGCGCAACTGGTCAACGACATGTTGTACCTGGCCAAGGCAGACCACGGTTTGCTGATGCCCAAACGTGAACCGTTGGAATTGGCAGAAGAAACTGATGTGTTGCTGGAGTTTTTTGCGCCGCTGGCCGAGGACGCGCAGGTACGGTTGAGCCGCGAGGGCTCGGCGCGAATGCTCGGGGACCGCAGCATGTTGCGCCGGGCGCTGTCTAATTTGCTGGACAATGCGTTGCGGTTTACCCCGGTTGGCGGCGAGGTTCGAGTGAGGATCGTCGAGCAATCCGAAGGCTTGACGTTGCTGGTCGAAAACACTGGAAGCGGGATTGATCCGGCATTGTTGCCGCGCCTGTTTGACCGGTTTTACCGGGCTGATCCGGCGCGGCAGGAAGGCAGTAGCGAGCATGCAGGGTTGGGTTTGGCGATTACTCAGTCAATCATTCGCGCGCACGGCGGGTTGATTCGTTGCGAATCGGCAAATGGCTGGACGCGGTTTGTGATTGAGTTGCCAAGGAAGGATTGA